One genomic segment of Nerophis lumbriciformis linkage group LG20, RoL_Nlum_v2.1, whole genome shotgun sequence includes these proteins:
- the LOC133619160 gene encoding uncharacterized protein, giving the protein MAQAGPRGTHWGEDETVFLIHQLKEFNILRCLDGRKHRNGEVFTKVARELENAGFCRTPEQIRVKWKRMKQLYVKAKKDAKSADAACPYFHLFDDLLGRPLSQSQSPAYGLDVGFGASFSGTWTRRSAKSEVAERGDSHLREIRPAPSNLKADVWQYFGFYDVPDGSRLDKSHCICKVCRCKIKYLGNTSNMRSHVTRFHLAEAAGRRRDATGDATNADPTTLEEAIKSEPEDPDDDPEERPDAEEPAVRMEETLESSRLTPSPSYVDASPPVSQRSPATDSFELLNERPRPRGRWSEVERFIASMERIQSVLVEQLRQSQERQERLVNTLLQSNQSMVAALLQGIQSLRPQPPDHPPPHVKEEEEELWITQEGGYLVEPDLTRAPLAAAAAAASVKNEDHEEKPPECSQRPHTPRQTL; this is encoded by the exons ATGGCGCAGGCGGGTCCTCGCGGCACACACTGGGGGGAGGACGAGACCGTCTTCTTGATCCACCAGCTCAAGGAGTTCAACATCCTGCGCTGCCTGGACGGCCGCAAGCACAGGAACGGCGAGGTGTTCACCAAGGTGGCCCGAGAGTTGGAGAACGCCGGCTTCTGTCGAACCCCCGAGCAGATCCGCGTCAAGTGGAAGCGCATGAAGCAGCTCTACGTCAAGGCCAAGAAGGACGCAAAGAGCGCAGACGCGGCATGTCCTTACTTTCACCTCTTCGACGACCTGCTCGGACGCCCGCTGTCGCAAAGCCAGAGTCCGGCGTACGGCTTGGATGTTGGCTTCGGGGCTTCCTTTTCAG GGACGTGGACGCGCCGCTCGGCAAAAAGCGAGGTGGCCGAGCGCGGCGACTCGCACCTCCGCGAGATCCGACCGGCTCCTTCCAACTTAAAAGCTGACGTGTGGCAGTACTTTGGCTTCTACGACGTGCCCGACGGCAGCAGACTGGACAAGAGCCACTGCATATGCAAGGTGTGTCGCTGCAAAATCAAATACTTGGGCAACACGTCCAACATGAGAAGCCACGTGACTCGGTTCCACCTGGCGGAGGCGGCGGGGAGACGGCGGGACGCCACGGGCGACGCCACAAATGCTGACCCCACAACCCTCGAGGAAGCAATTA AGAGCGAGCCAGAAGATCCAGACGATGATCCGGAGGAGCGTCCAGATGCTGAAGAGCCTGCAGTCagaatggaagagacgcttgaaTCGTCACGTTTGACTCCCTCTCCGTCTTATGTTGATGCAAGTCCACCTGTTTCCCAGAGAAGTCCTGCAACGGACTCATTTGAATTGTTaa ATGAAAGGCCTAGACCAAGGGGGCGGTGGTCCGAGGTGGAGCGCTTCATAGCCAGCATGGAGAGGATCCAGTCGGTCTTGGTGGAACAGTTACGGCAGAGCCAAGAAAGGCAGGAGAGGCTGGTGAACACCCTCCTCCAAAGCAACCAGTCCATGGTCGCCGCTCTCCTCCAAGGCATCCAGAGTCTCAGGCCACAGCCGCCGGACCACCCGCCCCCCCACgtcaaggaggaggaggaggaactcTGGATCACCCAGGAGGGGGGCTACCTGGTGGAGCCGGACCTCACCAGGGCGCCGCtcgctgccgccgccgccgccgcctccgtCAAGAACGAAGACCACGAAGAGAAACCGCCCGAGTGCTCCCAGCGTCCTCACACTCCAagacaaacactctga